Proteins found in one Gemmatimonadota bacterium genomic segment:
- a CDS encoding alpha/beta hydrolase, producing the protein MRSPTNIKSLIPQTIGTMNAMKPSQRTKQRMTRSILVVTAFCSCIFFAQGQAQQERLKGAVKSPIANVKVDVFDRVEHHETDNDGVALHYVTLGEGPVILFVHGFPDFWYTWREQMAALSDNYKTVAMDTRAYNKSGKPEGVEHYTMSHLMSDVEAVIKDLEVDSVTLVGHDWGGAISWRFAMYYPQLVNKLVICNLTHPKGYGTVLRNATAEQKRNTQYITDFQTPGYEKRFSPEVLTRISVGNASDEVRQRYINAFSQSSVKGMLDYYRAAYSGLTAESGQSVEMPNLTMPVLQFHGLKDKAVDKDGLRDTWNWINKDYTLVTIPSSGHWVQRDAADMVSNTMRWWLKSRH; encoded by the coding sequence TTGCGAAGCCCAACAAACATCAAAAGCCTGATCCCCCAAACCATTGGAACGATGAACGCCATGAAACCGTCACAACGAACCAAACAACGCATGACACGCTCAATACTGGTGGTCACTGCCTTTTGCTCCTGCATTTTCTTCGCCCAGGGGCAGGCGCAGCAGGAACGCCTAAAGGGTGCCGTCAAATCCCCGATAGCTAACGTCAAGGTAGATGTATTCGACCGCGTTGAGCACCATGAGACGGATAACGACGGGGTGGCACTCCACTACGTCACCTTGGGCGAAGGCCCCGTTATTCTCTTTGTCCATGGCTTTCCCGATTTTTGGTATACATGGCGCGAACAGATGGCCGCTCTTTCCGACAACTATAAGACCGTCGCTATGGACACACGCGCCTACAACAAGAGCGGCAAGCCCGAAGGCGTGGAACACTACACCATGTCCCATCTCATGTCGGATGTCGAAGCTGTGATCAAGGATCTGGAGGTCGACTCGGTCACCCTCGTTGGTCACGATTGGGGTGGCGCCATTTCGTGGCGGTTCGCCATGTACTATCCGCAACTCGTCAACAAGCTGGTGATCTGCAATCTGACTCACCCGAAGGGCTACGGCACCGTGCTGCGTAACGCGACGGCAGAGCAAAAGAGGAATACGCAATACATTACCGACTTTCAAACGCCTGGATACGAAAAACGGTTCTCGCCCGAGGTGCTTACACGTATTTCGGTGGGTAATGCCTCAGACGAAGTGCGGCAGCGCTACATCAATGCGTTCTCCCAATCCTCGGTCAAGGGCATGCTCGACTACTACCGGGCGGCCTATAGCGGTCTAACTGCGGAGTCTGGCCAGAGCGTGGAGATGCCCAATCTCACCATGCCCGTATTGCAATTCCACGGGTTGAAAGACAAGGCTGTTGACAAAGACGGGTTACGCGACACGTGGAATTGGATCAACAAAGACTACACACTCGTCACCATCCCCAGCAGCGGCCATTGGGTTCAACGAGACGCAGCGGATATGGTCAGTAATACCATGCGCTGGTGGCTGAAGAGCCGTCACTGA
- a CDS encoding class I SAM-dependent methyltransferase — protein MVDRFFPDVGRALVVGCGAGREAFALESLGFRVKGIDISDTLVSAARSIAAETGSQVEFEVTDGAIFSEPDDSYDIVTLWSQVLANVPTARARKTLANEAFRVLTSAGRMSLSVHDGASTLPRVTDDMRYEGVDQNAGLEEGDLVLKSEDGEGPVFWHYFDEEEVQNLYLAAGFQDIHIFRASDLGESYDNVFCTIGKKL, from the coding sequence ATGGTTGACCGATTCTTTCCGGATGTCGGCCGTGCTCTGGTCGTAGGATGTGGCGCTGGACGTGAAGCCTTTGCCCTTGAAAGCCTGGGCTTTCGTGTGAAGGGAATTGACATATCCGATACGCTTGTTTCAGCTGCCCGAAGTATAGCCGCCGAAACCGGTAGCCAGGTCGAGTTTGAAGTTACTGATGGAGCCATATTTTCAGAACCGGATGATTCATATGACATAGTTACTTTATGGAGTCAGGTTCTCGCCAACGTCCCCACTGCGCGAGCTCGCAAGACCCTCGCAAACGAAGCCTTTCGAGTTCTCACCTCTGCCGGACGTATGTCCCTTTCGGTTCACGATGGTGCCTCTACACTCCCCCGTGTTACCGATGATATGAGATACGAGGGAGTTGACCAGAACGCAGGCCTGGAAGAAGGTGACTTAGTTCTCAAGAGTGAGGACGGGGAGGGCCCGGTCTTTTGGCACTATTTTGACGAGGAGGAAGTCCAAAACCTGTACTTAGCGGCCGGGTTCCAGGACATCCACATATTTCGAGCCTCGGATCTGGGCGAATCCTACGACAATGTCTTCTGCACGATAGGCAAGAAACTCTGA
- a CDS encoding antitoxin family protein — protein MKQTMDAVYEDGVFKPLKSPKLSEGQHVRIEIETPFEKSFDDLLELAAKVYEGLSDDDIDGIEKIAHGRRDFFGDRTGA, from the coding sequence ATGAAACAGACTATGGATGCCGTATATGAAGATGGAGTCTTCAAGCCTTTGAAATCTCCTAAACTATCTGAGGGTCAGCACGTTCGTATTGAAATAGAAACTCCTTTTGAAAAAAGTTTCGATGACCTTCTTGAATTAGCTGCAAAGGTCTATGAGGGACTCTCCGATGACGACATCGACGGCATTGAGAAGATTGCACACGGCCGTCGCGATTTTTTTGGAGATAGAACGGGTGCTTAA
- a CDS encoding sulfatase-like hydrolase/transferase gives MEKHPNIIFMVADNLGREAVDYYGEGIFKTPRLNAMASEGVVFDNCLIATPLCSPARCAWNTGRHPYRVGINSQTRPDDPESGLSLREIPLARLLRNAGYTTGLFGKWNLGYAPTFNPLHHGFHEFYGSNAGHADYYTHLYNRDMKSHFFRGLEPIADEGYFDTLFTDEAIKFINRQSQRPNPFYLNLPFYAPHGPYQAPPGYYHSDDPMINYQYMVEYLDLCVERVLDAVHHAGIAENTLIVFLSDQGGSRTNGYGRTLWERSLRVICNAVWPGKIAPNTKIHTPWVHYDLYATFAALAGATVPDDRVIDAQNAWPLFEGKEQPLDRTLHWTYRTEDAIREGNLKLHATDGKPDGLFDLSVDPDEQRDLRATAPEKVEKMMAEHHIWKQTCEAQQTSKA, from the coding sequence ATGGAAAAACACCCCAATATCATCTTCATGGTCGCCGACAACCTCGGTCGCGAAGCAGTCGATTATTATGGCGAAGGGATATTCAAAACTCCCAGACTGAACGCGATGGCGAGCGAGGGCGTTGTCTTCGACAACTGCCTGATCGCAACCCCGCTGTGTTCACCAGCGCGTTGTGCCTGGAACACGGGCAGACACCCGTATCGGGTGGGCATCAACTCACAGACACGCCCAGATGATCCGGAATCCGGCCTCTCACTCCGGGAAATCCCTTTGGCTAGACTTTTGCGAAATGCCGGATACACAACAGGGCTGTTTGGAAAATGGAACCTGGGATATGCTCCAACATTCAATCCACTACACCACGGCTTTCATGAATTTTACGGGAGCAACGCAGGCCATGCCGACTACTACACCCACCTTTACAACCGCGACATGAAAAGCCACTTTTTTCGCGGTCTGGAACCCATAGCGGACGAGGGTTACTTCGATACCCTGTTTACGGATGAAGCCATCAAATTTATCAACCGCCAATCCCAAAGGCCCAATCCCTTCTACCTGAATCTCCCCTTTTATGCCCCACACGGCCCCTACCAGGCCCCACCCGGATACTATCACAGCGACGATCCAATGATAAACTACCAGTATATGGTCGAATACCTGGACTTGTGCGTGGAGCGCGTACTGGATGCAGTACACCATGCCGGTATTGCAGAAAATACGCTCATCGTCTTCCTGAGCGACCAGGGAGGCAGCCGGACCAATGGTTATGGTCGAACCCTATGGGAGCGTTCACTCAGGGTCATCTGCAACGCGGTCTGGCCGGGAAAAATCGCTCCAAATACAAAAATCCACACCCCCTGGGTACACTACGATCTCTACGCCACATTCGCCGCTCTCGCCGGTGCAACCGTGCCCGACGACCGCGTCATTGACGCCCAAAACGCGTGGCCTCTTTTCGAAGGCAAAGAGCAACCTCTGGATCGCACCCTGCACTGGACGTATAGAACAGAGGACGCGATCCGTGAAGGCAATCTAAAACTCCACGCCACAGACGGCAAACCAGACGGTCTGTTCGATCTGAGCGTTGATCCCGATGAACAACGCGATCTGCGTGCCACCGCCCCTGAAAAAGTTGAAAAGATGATGGCAGAACACCATATCTGGAAACAAACTTGCGAAGCCCAACAAACATCAAAAGCCTGA
- a CDS encoding LamG domain-containing protein: MDRDLIAHWPFREDLKDHSESGLSIQNHGVEIGESGGRRSAQFNGAETFLEVPCDLSIGTGDFSCAGWIYTEETEVVGDILSQFDPETRQGWQVSVLTNTGMTSTAQSNYRNLHFGIDNGHLGSWTDCGRPGQAVKISALSTLGGHLYAGTFENGEEEVGHLWRYEGEKRWTDLGNPVGCNSVNAVVEFQGALYCALGRYNSIGSALGDPLNTTPGGQVYRVDADGQWTFCGHPGIEDATPEEIPTTGHNTGKADNATALTVYQGRLYATSLYREGAFVYDGGTTWTPIGPDVRLMSFTIYRDRLYTLVNGGPVLRYEGGAEWADCGCPETSTQTYSAVTFEGRLYVGTWPQGEVYRYDGNKTWTCLGRVGYEREIMAMGLYNGKVYIGSLPMANVWRMDGNRFTFLESLDRTSAPLRRVWSMAVYQGRLYAGTLPSGHVYSVEAGKVATWDHTFPEGWRHVAAVKQGSVLTLYVDGIPVATTDSFNPKRYDLNPNCSLLIGFGTHDYFKGALRDIRIYRRGLTQREIQRLQ; this comes from the coding sequence ATGGATCGCGACTTAATCGCCCACTGGCCATTCCGGGAAGACCTGAAAGACCATTCCGAAAGCGGCCTGTCCATCCAAAATCACGGGGTTGAAATCGGGGAATCAGGTGGACGAAGAAGCGCCCAATTCAACGGGGCGGAAACCTTTCTGGAAGTTCCCTGCGACCTGTCTATAGGGACAGGCGATTTTTCATGCGCTGGATGGATCTACACGGAAGAAACCGAAGTGGTCGGCGATATTCTCAGCCAATTCGATCCGGAAACCCGCCAGGGATGGCAGGTCTCGGTCCTCACCAATACCGGAATGACCTCCACTGCCCAATCGAATTACCGCAACCTCCACTTTGGCATCGACAACGGGCATCTCGGGTCCTGGACCGATTGCGGGCGTCCCGGTCAGGCGGTCAAAATATCTGCACTTTCAACACTGGGGGGACACCTGTACGCCGGCACCTTTGAGAATGGCGAAGAAGAGGTCGGCCACCTGTGGCGCTACGAAGGGGAAAAACGCTGGACCGATCTGGGCAATCCAGTTGGATGCAACTCTGTCAACGCCGTCGTCGAATTTCAAGGCGCGCTCTACTGCGCTCTTGGCCGGTATAATAGCATCGGCTCCGCCCTGGGCGATCCCCTGAACACCACACCCGGCGGCCAGGTCTATCGGGTCGATGCCGACGGCCAATGGACTTTTTGCGGACATCCAGGCATCGAAGACGCGACACCAGAAGAAATACCCACCACGGGACATAATACGGGCAAAGCCGACAACGCCACCGCCCTCACAGTTTATCAGGGGCGACTCTACGCCACCAGCCTCTATCGCGAGGGTGCCTTTGTCTATGATGGCGGCACGACCTGGACGCCCATAGGTCCAGACGTGCGGCTGATGAGTTTCACCATCTATCGGGACCGGCTCTACACCCTCGTCAATGGCGGACCGGTTCTTCGCTATGAAGGCGGCGCCGAATGGGCTGACTGCGGCTGTCCCGAAACCTCCACTCAGACCTACTCGGCGGTCACTTTTGAGGGCCGGCTCTATGTCGGCACCTGGCCTCAGGGCGAAGTCTATCGATATGACGGCAACAAGACCTGGACCTGTCTGGGCCGGGTCGGATACGAACGTGAAATCATGGCTATGGGACTTTACAACGGCAAAGTCTATATCGGTTCGCTCCCAATGGCCAACGTCTGGCGGATGGACGGCAATCGGTTCACATTCTTAGAGTCTCTGGACCGCACGTCTGCGCCCCTGCGGCGAGTTTGGTCCATGGCCGTTTATCAGGGCCGCCTCTATGCTGGCACCCTGCCGTCCGGACATGTCTATTCGGTCGAAGCCGGAAAAGTCGCCACCTGGGACCACACATTTCCCGAAGGATGGCGACACGTAGCCGCCGTCAAGCAAGGCAGCGTTCTGACCCTGTACGTCGATGGAATCCCTGTTGCTACAACAGACAGCTTCAATCCAAAACGCTACGATCTCAATCCCAACTGTTCCCTCTTAATCGGCTTTGGCACCCACGACTATTTCAAAGGCGCGCTGCGAGACATCCGTATCTATCGCCGGGGCCTCACACAACGGGAAATCCAGCGTCTTCAGTGA